One window from the genome of Pseudomonas fluorescens encodes:
- a CDS encoding antimicrobial resistance protein Mig-14 gives MFNRFQGWRERGWTAVDASIYAQAWQRFGGSVATHPLVVERLAALAGIPVRYLAFEQGGELKAAIPTWGRDLALSKDVLKRSGKKGLFDLGNAELILPAAPDAQAPLRHRGRYLSALNEGRFSGLKLQQEQLAMARTPEELSKKFRYNQRRELRLLEEAGGVVRPVGEFSSAELASIYCDLFLRRWGFAATGAERMGEVIELLREWLIGSVIFLNDAPIAIQLVYRVEAPEWISVEYINGGVDPQTREFSPGSVLSFLNTQSAWEHARAAGKPLRFSFGRADREYKDRWCNPVPVFTV, from the coding sequence ATGTTCAACCGATTCCAAGGCTGGCGCGAGCGCGGCTGGACCGCCGTCGATGCGTCGATTTATGCCCAGGCCTGGCAGCGTTTTGGCGGCAGCGTGGCCACTCATCCCCTGGTGGTCGAGCGCCTGGCGGCCCTGGCCGGGATTCCCGTGCGTTACCTGGCGTTCGAGCAGGGCGGTGAGCTCAAGGCGGCCATACCGACCTGGGGCCGCGACCTGGCGCTGTCCAAAGATGTGCTCAAGCGCAGCGGCAAGAAGGGCTTGTTCGACCTGGGCAATGCCGAGCTGATCCTGCCGGCGGCGCCCGACGCGCAAGCGCCGTTGCGTCATCGTGGACGTTACCTGTCGGCCCTCAACGAGGGGCGCTTCAGCGGCTTGAAGTTGCAGCAGGAACAACTGGCCATGGCCCGCACGCCGGAAGAGCTGTCCAAGAAGTTTCGCTACAACCAGCGCCGTGAACTGCGTTTGCTGGAAGAGGCGGGCGGGGTGGTGCGGCCGGTCGGCGAGTTTTCCAGCGCCGAGCTGGCCTCGATCTACTGCGACCTGTTCCTGCGTCGCTGGGGCTTTGCGGCCACCGGTGCCGAGCGCATGGGCGAGGTGATCGAGCTGCTGCGCGAATGGCTGATCGGCTCGGTGATCTTTCTCAACGATGCGCCGATTGCAATCCAACTGGTGTATCGCGTCGAAGCGCCCGAGTGGATCAGCGTCGAGTACATCAACGGTGGTGTCGACCCGCAGACCCGCGAATTCAGCCCCGGCAGCGTGTTGAGCTTCCTCAACACCCAAAGCGCCTGGGAACACGCCCGTGCCGCCGGCAAGCCGTTGCGTTTTTCATTCGGTCGGGCGGACCGGGAATACAAGGACCGTTGGTGCAACCCCGTGCCGGTGTTTACCGTATGA
- a CDS encoding glycosyltransferase, whose translation MTRSAERHVLQFCHGYDGPFLDCARQYASLFAGTGYRVTTVFLTGAADAEVAAACASDEVLFMEYSSSAIRGLKLGAIGDLRKIAASRNFSFCIAHRFKPIYIALLGTRLPVIGVHHAFGDYQRRTRRLFAHVYRKRLSLLGVSDAVRDDMRRCLPKWPAARIQTLYNRIDLDAVQASLVSREEARHTLGLDTDTWIVGNVGRLHPDKDQATLLRGFAAALGHLPVNSQLAILGKGRLEQDLKALARELGIADRVLFLGQVPEARRYFRAFDVFALSSDHEPFGMVLLEAMAAGVPLLATACGGAKEVVEGVGILFPLGDAEHMAQGLQHLAAMDDLQRRQCAELMLDRLRERFSDRAVREAFWRLPQVTELAPRA comes from the coding sequence ATGACACGCTCGGCTGAGCGACATGTGCTGCAGTTCTGCCACGGTTATGACGGGCCGTTCCTGGACTGCGCCCGTCAGTACGCCAGCTTGTTCGCAGGCACCGGCTATCGCGTGACCACAGTGTTCCTCACCGGGGCGGCCGATGCCGAAGTCGCTGCCGCCTGTGCCTCGGACGAGGTGCTGTTCATGGAATACAGCTCCAGCGCCATTCGTGGCCTGAAGCTGGGCGCCATCGGCGATCTGCGCAAGATCGCCGCCTCGCGCAATTTCAGTTTCTGCATTGCCCATCGCTTCAAGCCGATCTACATCGCCCTGCTGGGTACTCGCTTGCCGGTGATTGGCGTGCACCATGCCTTCGGGGACTACCAGCGGCGCACTCGCCGGTTGTTCGCCCACGTTTACCGCAAGCGCCTGAGCCTGCTCGGGGTTTCCGATGCGGTGCGTGACGACATGCGCCGCTGCCTGCCGAAATGGCCGGCTGCCCGGATCCAGACCCTCTACAACCGCATCGACCTTGATGCCGTCCAGGCCAGCCTGGTCTCCCGGGAGGAGGCGCGGCATACGCTGGGGCTGGATACGGACACCTGGATTGTCGGCAATGTCGGCCGTCTGCACCCGGACAAGGACCAGGCCACACTGTTGCGCGGCTTTGCCGCAGCGCTGGGGCATCTGCCGGTCAACAGCCAGTTGGCAATTCTCGGCAAGGGCCGTCTGGAGCAGGACCTCAAGGCACTGGCCCGAGAGCTGGGCATTGCTGATCGTGTGCTGTTCCTCGGCCAGGTGCCCGAAGCGCGCCGTTATTTCCGTGCTTTTGATGTGTTCGCCCTGAGCTCCGACCATGAACCGTTCGGCATGGTGCTGCTCGAGGCCATGGCCGCCGGCGTACCGTTGCTGGCCACGGCCTGCGGTGGTGCCAAGGAGGTGGTCGAAGGCGTTGGCATCCTGTTTCCGCTGGGCGACGCCGAGCACATGGCCCAGGGGCTGCAGCACCTGGCGGCCATGGACGATCTGCAGCGTCGCCAATGCGCCGAGCTGATGCTCGATCGCTTGCGCGAACGTTTTTCGGATCGCGCCGTACGCGAGGCATTCTGGCGTTTGCCCCAAGTCACCGAACTGGCGCCGAGGGCCTGA
- a CDS encoding carbamoyltransferase: MALTILGLSGALSHDPSAALYIDGKLIAAAEEERFVRDKHAKNRMPYESAKFCLEQAGIKPSDVDVVAIPFAPISLFGEARWHYAKRYWYAPDRALDAILMGNRRYKRYRRKIVWCLEQLGFDPKKIKIEPVEHHLAHASSAYHCSGFQEKTAILGIDGKGEYATTFFGYGENGKIHKIKEFFDPDSLGGLYGAITEFLGFEMLDGEFKVMGMAPYGDATKYDFSRLASFENGELVINTDYANVIGLRRYKEKGKGFYFSPKLIEWLGPKREGDIADEPYIHYAASMQALFEKLALQMIDHYLGDVLKETGKLAFAGGCALNVKLNQKIIARDDVKELFVQPASGDAGTAVGAAAYVSHARGVPVEKMEHVYLGPAYSNEDVIAACARHPSKPAWRKIDNTPERIAKIMVDGNPVAWFQGRMEFGPRALGGRSIIGCPSASGVADRINEQIKFRERWRPFCPSMLDTVAPQMIKVDHPAPFMTFTFEVAEEWKTRVPEVVHEDGTSRAQVLKREYNPRYYDMMKALEVLTGNGVSLNTSLNRRGEPMICSPTDALNMFFGSDLQYLIMEDILVVKDGVDAYDTLG; encoded by the coding sequence GTGGCATTGACGATTCTTGGCCTGTCCGGCGCCCTTAGCCATGATCCTTCCGCAGCGCTGTACATAGACGGCAAGCTGATCGCGGCGGCCGAGGAAGAGCGCTTCGTACGCGATAAACATGCAAAGAACCGCATGCCCTACGAGTCGGCAAAGTTCTGCCTGGAACAAGCCGGCATCAAGCCTTCCGACGTCGATGTGGTGGCGATTCCGTTCGCCCCGATCAGCCTGTTCGGCGAAGCGCGCTGGCACTACGCCAAACGTTACTGGTACGCCCCGGATCGGGCTCTCGATGCGATCCTGATGGGCAACCGTCGCTACAAGCGCTATCGCCGCAAGATCGTCTGGTGCCTGGAGCAACTGGGCTTCGATCCGAAGAAAATCAAGATCGAGCCGGTCGAGCACCACCTGGCCCACGCCTCCAGTGCCTACCACTGCTCGGGCTTCCAGGAAAAAACCGCGATCCTGGGCATCGACGGCAAGGGCGAGTACGCCACGACCTTCTTCGGCTACGGCGAAAACGGCAAGATCCACAAGATCAAGGAATTCTTCGACCCGGACTCCCTGGGCGGCCTGTACGGCGCGATCACCGAGTTCCTCGGTTTTGAAATGCTCGATGGCGAATTCAAGGTCATGGGCATGGCGCCCTACGGCGATGCCACCAAGTACGATTTCTCGCGCCTGGCCTCGTTCGAAAACGGCGAGCTGGTGATCAATACCGACTACGCCAACGTGATTGGCCTGCGCCGCTATAAAGAGAAGGGCAAGGGCTTCTATTTCTCGCCGAAGCTGATCGAATGGCTCGGCCCGAAACGCGAAGGCGACATCGCCGACGAGCCGTACATCCACTACGCGGCGAGCATGCAGGCGCTGTTCGAGAAGCTCGCGCTGCAAATGATCGACCACTACCTGGGCGACGTGCTCAAGGAAACCGGCAAGCTGGCCTTCGCCGGTGGTTGTGCGTTGAACGTCAAGCTGAACCAGAAGATCATCGCCCGTGACGACGTCAAGGAGCTGTTCGTGCAACCGGCTTCCGGTGACGCCGGTACGGCGGTGGGTGCGGCGGCGTATGTGTCCCACGCCCGTGGCGTGCCGGTGGAGAAGATGGAACACGTCTACCTCGGCCCGGCCTACAGCAACGAAGACGTGATCGCCGCGTGCGCCCGTCATCCGAGCAAGCCTGCCTGGCGCAAGATCGACAACACCCCCGAGCGCATTGCCAAGATCATGGTCGACGGTAACCCGGTGGCCTGGTTCCAGGGCCGCATGGAGTTTGGCCCGCGTGCCTTGGGCGGTCGCTCGATCATCGGGTGCCCAAGCGCCAGCGGCGTGGCTGATCGGATCAACGAACAGATCAAGTTCCGCGAGCGCTGGAGGCCTTTCTGCCCGTCGATGCTCGACACCGTTGCGCCGCAGATGATCAAGGTCGATCACCCGGCACCGTTCATGACCTTCACCTTCGAAGTGGCCGAAGAATGGAAAACCCGCGTGCCGGAAGTCGTCCATGAAGACGGCACCTCCCGGGCCCAGGTGCTCAAGCGCGAATACAACCCGCGCTACTACGACATGATGAAGGCCCTGGAAGTGTTGACCGGCAACGGCGTGTCGCTGAACACCTCGCTCAACCGTCGTGGCGAACCGATGATCTGCTCGCCGACCGACGCGCTGAACATGTTCTTCGGTTCCGACCTGCAGTACCTGATCATGGAAGACATCCTGGTGGTCAAAGACGGCGTGGACGCTTATGACACGCTCGGCTGA
- a CDS encoding lipopolysaccharide kinase InaA family protein, whose product MHLSELKNAGRSPSLPLSLELADAAGPARLQLLSLLRVLPGQRYVGAGIWRGRPVLAKLLVGNKAARHFQRELQGVRLLAEQGLTTPLLLADGLNEAEGGWLLFELLEGAESLGEAWQRVEHLPLLADEQTAVLAEALGAIAQLHGKGLWQEDLHLDNLLRHDGKLYLIDGAGIRAETPGQPLSRQKVLENLGVFFAQLPKALQPFNEELLVYYLLGNAEHALPMEALQKQIDKVQAWRLKDFLEKVGRECSLFSVQRGAFGLRAIRRDEEAAMTPVLEQADALLDHGHLYKTGGAASVGKVEANGRTLVIKRYNIKNFAHWLKRFWRPSRAWHSWREGHRLAFLGIATPKPLALLEKRFLWLRRGAYLVTEHLAGPDIIERFGPYVQSGEAPEAELLALDRLFADLIRERISHGDFKGHNLFWQHDRWALIDLDSMCQHRTQSSFAPAYARDRARFMRNWPEGSALYRVIDQRLPQRLDG is encoded by the coding sequence ATGCATTTGTCCGAATTGAAGAACGCCGGCCGCAGCCCCAGCCTGCCATTGAGCCTGGAACTGGCCGACGCCGCCGGCCCGGCGCGATTGCAGCTGCTTTCTCTGTTGCGGGTGTTGCCGGGGCAGCGCTATGTCGGGGCGGGCATCTGGCGTGGTCGGCCGGTGCTGGCCAAATTGTTGGTGGGCAACAAGGCCGCCCGGCACTTCCAGCGGGAACTGCAAGGCGTGCGCTTGCTGGCGGAGCAAGGGCTGACGACGCCGCTGTTGCTCGCCGATGGCTTGAACGAGGCTGAAGGCGGCTGGTTGTTGTTCGAATTGCTCGAAGGCGCCGAGAGCCTGGGGGAGGCCTGGCAACGGGTCGAACACCTGCCCTTGCTGGCCGACGAACAGACGGCGGTGCTGGCCGAAGCCCTGGGCGCCATTGCGCAACTGCACGGCAAAGGCCTGTGGCAGGAAGACCTGCACCTGGACAATCTGCTGCGCCACGACGGCAAGCTCTACTTGATCGACGGTGCCGGCATCCGCGCCGAAACCCCGGGGCAACCGTTGTCGCGGCAGAAAGTCCTGGAAAACCTGGGGGTGTTTTTCGCCCAGCTTCCCAAAGCTCTCCAGCCGTTCAATGAAGAGCTGTTGGTGTATTACCTGTTGGGCAACGCCGAACACGCGCTGCCCATGGAAGCGCTGCAAAAGCAGATCGACAAGGTGCAGGCCTGGCGCCTGAAGGACTTCCTCGAGAAAGTCGGGCGCGAGTGCAGCCTTTTCAGCGTGCAGCGCGGGGCGTTCGGCTTGCGGGCGATCCGGCGGGATGAAGAAGCGGCCATGACGCCGGTGCTGGAGCAGGCTGATGCGCTGCTCGATCATGGCCATCTGTACAAGACCGGCGGCGCAGCCAGTGTCGGCAAAGTCGAGGCGAACGGTCGCACCTTGGTGATCAAGCGCTACAACATCAAGAACTTCGCCCACTGGCTCAAGCGCTTCTGGCGCCCGAGCCGCGCCTGGCATTCCTGGCGCGAAGGCCATCGCCTGGCCTTCCTCGGCATTGCCACGCCCAAGCCACTGGCCTTGCTGGAAAAACGTTTTTTGTGGCTGCGCCGCGGCGCCTATCTGGTCACCGAACACCTGGCGGGGCCGGACATCATCGAGCGCTTCGGCCCTTACGTGCAGAGCGGTGAAGCCCCCGAAGCCGAGTTGCTGGCGCTGGATCGCTTGTTCGCCGACCTGATCCGCGAGCGCATCAGCCATGGCGACTTCAAGGGCCACAACCTGTTCTGGCAGCACGACCGCTGGGCGCTGATCGACCTCGATTCGATGTGCCAACACCGCACCCAGTCCAGCTTCGCCCCGGCGTATGCGCGGGATCGGGCACGGTTCATGCGCAACTGGCCTGAGGGCAGCGCGTTGTATCGAGTGATCGATCAGCGGCTGCCACAGAGGCTCGATGGGTGA
- a CDS encoding lipopolysaccharide kinase InaA family protein produces the protein MTDFLAAEDQALLQRHGLDSFEALWARQLDAVDEPNTSGDGWSSVFRLELDGQGYYLKRQSNYLTRTWSHPFGEPSFSREFRNISRYRQLGIPALQAVFYGQRKVEGEVRAILLTRALDGWDDLDSLLQRWPSLTATQRTTVLNACGLLARRLHGMHQVHGCFYPKHIFLQTTADGYQAQLIDLEKTRPLLFGQRDRVKDLEPLLRRASIWSDADVRQLLSAYLAQPLDAGLVDSWMERLSARRSHKGAR, from the coding sequence ATGACTGACTTTCTGGCCGCTGAAGACCAAGCGTTGTTGCAACGCCATGGCCTGGACAGCTTCGAGGCCTTGTGGGCGCGGCAACTGGATGCGGTGGACGAACCCAATACCTCGGGTGATGGCTGGAGCAGCGTATTCCGGCTGGAGCTGGACGGGCAGGGCTATTACCTCAAGCGCCAAAGCAATTACCTGACCCGGACCTGGTCCCACCCTTTTGGCGAGCCGAGTTTTTCCCGGGAGTTTCGCAACATCAGTCGTTATCGGCAGTTGGGGATTCCGGCCCTGCAAGCGGTGTTCTATGGACAGCGCAAGGTGGAGGGCGAGGTGCGGGCGATCCTGCTGACCCGGGCCCTGGACGGCTGGGACGACCTGGACTCGCTGTTGCAACGCTGGCCGAGCCTGACGGCGACGCAGCGCACCACCGTGCTCAACGCCTGTGGGCTGTTGGCGCGGCGCCTGCATGGCATGCATCAGGTGCACGGTTGCTTCTATCCCAAGCACATCTTCCTGCAAACCACCGCCGACGGTTATCAAGCGCAATTGATCGACTTGGAGAAGACTCGGCCGCTGCTGTTTGGTCAGCGTGACCGGGTCAAGGACCTGGAGCCGCTGTTGCGGCGCGCCTCCATCTGGAGTGATGCCGATGTACGCCAGCTGTTGTCTGCCTACCTGGCCCAACCGCTCGATGCCGGGCTGGTCGACAGCTGGATGGAGCGCCTGAGCGCCCGGCGCAGCCACAAGGGAGCCCGTTGA
- a CDS encoding lipopolysaccharide kinase InaA family protein: protein MSGWNLEPEYVELAEDFGSLEAVFALQGERLTRDPLSEVIRVQRNGVNYYVKRYVGAGKGLRRYLGKPRVKSEWQNLKRFAKWGIPTAEVVGWGLERNGASYARGALITRELPHTEDLSALAERHDSRLADRAWVDHVSRQLAGYTRTMHDHRFTHNDLKWRNLLIDDRSQLFLIDCPNGDFWRGFWLKYRITKDLACLDKVAKYHLSATQRLRFYLQYRQRDRLDACDKKRIRHVVRFFEGRE, encoded by the coding sequence ATGTCGGGTTGGAATCTGGAACCGGAGTACGTCGAGCTGGCGGAGGATTTTGGCAGCCTGGAAGCGGTGTTCGCGTTGCAAGGGGAGCGTTTGACCCGAGACCCGTTGTCGGAGGTGATCCGGGTGCAGCGCAACGGCGTGAACTATTACGTCAAGCGCTACGTCGGTGCCGGCAAAGGCTTGCGACGCTACCTGGGCAAGCCACGGGTCAAGTCCGAATGGCAGAACCTCAAGCGCTTCGCCAAATGGGGCATTCCCACCGCCGAAGTCGTGGGCTGGGGCTTGGAGCGAAACGGTGCGAGCTACGCCCGTGGCGCGCTGATCACCCGCGAACTGCCCCACACCGAAGACCTCTCGGCGCTCGCCGAGCGTCACGATTCGCGGCTGGCGGACCGTGCCTGGGTCGATCATGTCAGTCGGCAACTGGCCGGCTATACGCGGACCATGCACGACCACCGCTTCACCCATAACGATCTGAAGTGGCGCAACCTGCTGATCGACGACCGCTCGCAGCTGTTTCTGATCGACTGCCCGAACGGGGATTTCTGGCGTGGCTTCTGGCTCAAGTACCGCATCACCAAGGATTTGGCATGCCTGGACAAAGTGGCCAAATACCATTTGTCGGCCACGCAGCGCCTGCGCTTTTACCTGCAATACCGCCAGCGCGACCGGCTCGATGCGTGTGACAAGAAACGCATCCGTCACGTGGTGAGATTTTTCGAGGGGCGTGAATGA
- the rfaP gene encoding lipopolysaccharide core heptose(I) kinase RfaP, giving the protein MKLMLAEPFKSLWAGRDAFTEVEALKGEVYRELEARRTLRTEVDGRGFFVKIHRGIGWGEIFKNLFTAKLPVLGAGQEWKAIQRLQEAGVPTMTAVAYGEKGSNPADQHSFIITEELAPTVSLEDFSIDWVKQPPQPTLKRALIAEVARMTGMMHRAGVNHRDCYICHFLLHTDKPVTPGDFKLSVIDLHRAQTRPAITTRWRNKDLAALYFSALDIGLTRRDKLRFLKGYFQQPLRRILAEEASLLAWLEGKASKLYARKLRYGDAL; this is encoded by the coding sequence ATGAAGTTGATGCTGGCCGAACCGTTCAAGAGCCTTTGGGCCGGACGCGATGCGTTCACCGAAGTCGAAGCGCTCAAGGGCGAGGTCTATCGTGAACTGGAAGCCCGGCGCACCTTGCGCACGGAGGTGGACGGTCGCGGCTTTTTCGTGAAGATCCACCGTGGCATCGGTTGGGGCGAAATCTTCAAGAACCTGTTCACCGCCAAGCTGCCGGTCCTCGGCGCAGGGCAGGAGTGGAAGGCTATCCAGCGTTTGCAGGAAGCCGGCGTGCCGACCATGACCGCTGTCGCCTACGGCGAGAAGGGCAGCAACCCGGCGGACCAGCACTCGTTCATCATCACCGAAGAGCTGGCGCCGACCGTCAGCCTCGAAGATTTCAGCATCGACTGGGTCAAGCAGCCGCCACAACCGACGCTCAAGCGTGCGCTGATCGCCGAAGTGGCACGCATGACCGGCATGATGCACCGCGCCGGCGTCAATCATCGCGACTGCTATATCTGCCACTTTCTGCTGCACACCGACAAGCCGGTGACCCCTGGGGATTTCAAACTCTCGGTGATCGACCTGCACCGCGCCCAGACCCGTCCTGCCATCACCACTCGCTGGCGCAACAAGGACCTGGCGGCGCTGTATTTCTCGGCGCTGGACATCGGCCTGACCCGCCGCGACAAGCTGCGTTTTCTCAAGGGCTATTTCCAGCAGCCGCTGCGGCGGATCCTCGCCGAAGAGGCGTCGTTGCTGGCCTGGCTCGAAGGCAAGGCCAGCAAGCTGTATGCCCGAAAGCTGCGGTACGGGGACGCGCTCTGA
- a CDS encoding glycosyltransferase family 4 protein produces the protein MQLAFVLYKYFPFGGLQRDFMRIALECQRRGHQIRVYTLIWEGDVPPGFEVLVAPVKALFNHRRNEKLSAWMEADLAKRPVDRLIGFNKMPGLDVYYAADGCFEDKAQNLRNSLYRRWGRYRHFAEYERAVFAKDAKTDVLMISEVQQPLFIKHYGTPLERFHLLPPGIAQDRRRPVDADQIRAAFRAEFELADDDLLLVQIGSGFKTKGVDRSLKALAALPAELRKRTRLFVIGQDDPKVFQLQSAALGLGDNVRFLKGRSDIPRFLLGADLLIHPAYNENTGTVLLEALVAGLPVLVSAVCGYAHYIAEADSGLVLDEPFEQAQLNEYLGRMLNDADARAAWSRNGLAFAETADLYSMPQHAADVILAEHAQ, from the coding sequence ATGCAATTGGCTTTTGTCCTTTACAAGTACTTCCCCTTCGGTGGCCTGCAGCGTGACTTCATGCGCATCGCCCTGGAATGCCAGCGACGCGGTCACCAGATCCGTGTCTACACGCTGATTTGGGAAGGTGACGTGCCGCCCGGCTTCGAGGTGCTGGTGGCGCCGGTCAAGGCGCTGTTCAATCATCGCCGCAACGAGAAACTCAGCGCGTGGATGGAGGCCGACCTGGCCAAGCGCCCGGTGGACCGTTTGATCGGCTTCAATAAAATGCCCGGCCTGGACGTGTACTACGCGGCCGACGGCTGTTTCGAAGACAAGGCGCAGAACCTGCGCAACTCGCTGTACCGGCGCTGGGGCCGCTACCGGCATTTCGCCGAGTACGAGCGTGCCGTGTTCGCCAAGGATGCAAAAACCGACGTACTGATGATTTCCGAAGTCCAGCAGCCGCTGTTCATCAAGCACTACGGCACACCGCTGGAACGCTTTCACCTGCTGCCACCGGGCATCGCCCAGGACCGCCGGCGGCCCGTCGATGCCGATCAGATCCGCGCCGCGTTCCGGGCCGAATTCGAGCTGGCCGACGACGACCTGCTGCTGGTACAGATCGGCTCGGGGTTCAAGACCAAGGGCGTGGATCGCAGCCTCAAGGCCCTGGCCGCGTTGCCAGCCGAGCTGCGAAAACGCACCCGGCTATTTGTAATTGGCCAGGACGACCCCAAGGTATTCCAACTGCAGAGCGCCGCGCTGGGTCTGGGCGACAACGTGCGGTTCCTCAAGGGCCGCAGCGACATCCCGCGTTTCCTGCTGGGCGCCGATCTGTTGATCCATCCGGCGTACAACGAGAACACCGGCACCGTACTGCTCGAAGCACTGGTGGCCGGGTTGCCGGTACTGGTCAGCGCGGTGTGTGGGTACGCCCATTACATCGCCGAGGCCGACAGTGGCCTGGTGTTGGATGAGCCGTTCGAACAAGCCCAGCTCAACGAATACCTGGGCCGCATGTTGAACGATGCCGATGCCCGGGCGGCCTGGAGCCGCAATGGTCTGGCCTTCGCCGAGACGGCCGACCTCTACAGCATGCCGCAGCACGCGGCCGATGTGATATTGGCGGAGCACGCACAATGA
- the waaC gene encoding lipopolysaccharide heptosyltransferase I, whose translation MRVLLIKTSSLGDVVHTLPALTDAARAIPGIKFDWVVEEGFAEIPTWHPAVGKVIPVAIRRWRKNLWQTIKSGEWRRFKQSVRAEKYDLVIDAQGLLKSAWLTRYVKAPVAGLDKNSAREPLAARFYSRRLAVARGQHAVERVRQLFAVALGYDLPQTLGNYGLDVDRLVELPRPYPYVVFLHGTTWESKHWPELYWRQLTERMGQFGVVVKLPWGNPAEKARAERIASGLRNALVLPKLNLGGMGKVLAGAQACVAVDTGLGHLAAALDVPTISLLGPTNPVLTGAYGKGQIHLASDFPCAPCMQKHCTYPPTAEDARRFDLKREQPLCFTRLNPERVASHLSTLLAEEPR comes from the coding sequence TTGCGGGTATTGCTGATCAAGACCTCTTCGCTGGGGGATGTGGTCCACACCCTGCCGGCGCTGACCGATGCGGCGCGGGCGATTCCGGGCATCAAGTTCGATTGGGTGGTGGAAGAAGGCTTCGCCGAAATCCCCACCTGGCACCCGGCCGTGGGCAAGGTCATCCCGGTGGCGATCCGGCGCTGGCGCAAGAACCTCTGGCAAACCATCAAGAGCGGCGAATGGCGACGCTTCAAGCAGAGCGTGCGCGCCGAAAAATATGACTTGGTAATCGACGCCCAGGGCCTGCTGAAAAGCGCCTGGCTGACCCGTTACGTCAAGGCGCCAGTGGCCGGGTTGGATAAAAACTCGGCGCGTGAGCCCCTGGCGGCGCGCTTTTATTCCCGGCGCCTGGCGGTGGCCCGTGGTCAGCACGCGGTGGAGCGCGTGCGCCAGCTATTCGCCGTGGCGCTGGGGTATGACTTGCCGCAGACGCTGGGTAACTACGGCCTCGATGTCGACCGGCTGGTGGAGTTGCCACGCCCATACCCCTACGTGGTGTTCCTGCACGGCACCACCTGGGAGTCCAAGCATTGGCCCGAACTTTACTGGCGCCAGCTCACTGAGCGCATGGGGCAGTTCGGCGTGGTCGTCAAACTGCCGTGGGGCAACCCGGCCGAAAAGGCCCGGGCCGAACGCATCGCCAGCGGGCTGCGCAACGCCTTGGTACTGCCGAAGCTGAACCTTGGCGGCATGGGCAAGGTACTTGCCGGCGCCCAGGCCTGCGTGGCTGTGGACACCGGCCTCGGGCATCTGGCCGCGGCCCTGGACGTGCCGACCATTTCGCTGCTCGGCCCGACCAATCCGGTGCTGACCGGTGCCTATGGCAAGGGCCAGATTCACCTCGCCAGTGATTTCCCCTGCGCGCCGTGCATGCAGAAACACTGCACTTACCCGCCGACCGCCGAAGATGCCCGGCGGTTTGACCTGAAACGCGAGCAGCCCCTGTGCTTCACGCGTCTGAACCCCGAGCGTGTTGCCAGCCACCTGAGCACGTTATTGGCTGAGGAGCCGCGCTGA